In Zingiber officinale cultivar Zhangliang chromosome 1A, Zo_v1.1, whole genome shotgun sequence, a genomic segment contains:
- the LOC122038631 gene encoding uncharacterized protein LOC122038631 codes for MEEEEEEEEEEEEGVVEIYAADQDKKGKAKRSERRLLFDGLDLNKEVFCEGREEGGGGGEGGDDDDRGSITDEVAGGNSSSNNKDEDDDEDKGEGEDQLGAARVRQYNRSKMPRLRWTPDLHLSFVHAVERLGGPDRATPKLVLQAMNVKGLSIAHVKSHLQMYRSKKLDQVWPEKSPFLPAAASPSGTCLSRGYDNFYYTRSTAADNCSYLHETILYPRTAPIIHSYGMENSVRYQSRNLHDTDHFYSLRLNPQLDLQYANFRLQDYMLNHPPVMSLNYLGSTFSHVDRSAATRHEKPSSSVSGSYDRKTLIAGRHCLERLEGSDLNVESEVDLRLSLGRNSVDEEGKGKKRLREEEVKSLRLGHGSLDLTIS; via the exons atggaggaggaggaggaggaagaggaggaggaggaggagggagtggTGGAGATCTATGCGGCTGATCAGGACAAGAAAGGCAAAGCGAAAAGATCCGAGAGGAGATTATTATTTGATGGATTGGATTTGAACAAGGAGGTGTTCTGTGAGGGGagggaagaaggaggaggaggaggagaaggaggagatgaTGATGATAGAGGTAGCATCACTGATGAAGTCGCCGGCGGGAACAGCTCGAGCAACAACAAGGACGAGGACGACGACGAGGACAAAGGCGAAGGAGAAGATCAGCTAGGGGCGGCGAGGGTGAGGCAGTACAACCGTTCGAAGATGCCGAGGCTGCGGTGGACTCCGGATCTTCATCTCTCCTTTGTCCATGCAGTGGAGAGGCTTGGAGGGCCAGATA GAGCAACCCCAAAATTGGTACTCCAGGCCATGAACGTGAAGGGGCTGAGCATAGCTCACGTCAAGAGTCACTTGCAG ATGTATCGAAGCAAGAAGCTGGATCAAGTGTGGCCAGAGAAATCACCCTTTCTTCCAG CTGCTGCTTCTCCAAGTGGAACGTGTTTGAGTAGAGGATATGATAATTTTTATTACACAAGAAGTACAGCTGCTGATAATTGTTCATATCTGCATGAGACAATTTTATATCCAAGAACTGCTCCAATAATCCACTCCTATGGCATGGAGAACAGTGTCCgttatcaatcaaggaaccttCATGACACAGACCACTTTTACAGCCTTAGACTAAACCCTCAGCTGGATCTTCAATACGCCAACTTTAG ATTGCAAGACTACATGCTCAACCATCCGCCTGTCATGAGTCTCAACTATTTGGGATCCACATTTAGtcatgtggatcgatcggctgccACCCGGCACGAGAAGCCATCCTCATCGGTGTCCGGTTCGTATGATCGTAAAACCCTAATTGCGGGAAGGCACTGCCTCGAGCGGCTAGAG GGGTCTGACCTTAATGTGGAGTCGGAAGTTGACCTGAGGCTAAGCTTGGGGAGGAACtcagtggatgaagaaggaaaagggAAGAAGAGACTCAGAGAAGAAGAGGTGAAGAGTTTAAGATTAGGGCATGGATCTTTAGATCTCACCATATCCTAA